From Fluviispira vulneris, a single genomic window includes:
- a CDS encoding dicarboxylate/amino acid:cation symporter encodes MFGKLFKKKSDRDLIVLLLSIFFGGLCGYFVPNFIQSIEWIGKIFMNTLMMLVLPLIFLALVGAITSLSDISKLGSLGKVTILIIIINVASAALIGLLLSLFLKPGIGVNPSLMGHDLQALLTDSSKNLGFSEFILGMFPANLGEVAIRSQILPIVVFGIFFSIVALRMLNKNSVSIALKVCSGFKEILMGMISFVMKLTPIALFSLIGNSVSSSLLKGNLAEDMLGIFKFLIIFLLGCVILCVLQFIILRILSGKNANTFLTQSIGCVSTGFATASSLATLPVMLIAAETQKIDETIAKFALPLTVVFNLGSSALYVSSATLFVSQVLGIEISGLNIFLIYITTVITGLGTTGIPNAGFIATVTVLKTISVPPTTVAILFPIDAVLGRVRTSVNIWGHLVCTKLIQIWLTKQR; translated from the coding sequence ATGTTTGGCAAGTTATTCAAGAAAAAATCAGATAGGGATCTCATCGTTCTTCTACTTTCTATTTTTTTTGGAGGTCTTTGCGGGTATTTTGTTCCTAATTTTATTCAATCAATTGAGTGGATTGGCAAAATTTTCATGAACACACTCATGATGTTAGTTTTGCCCCTTATTTTCCTTGCACTCGTAGGCGCAATTACTTCATTAAGCGATATTTCTAAATTAGGATCCCTTGGTAAAGTAACAATTTTAATTATTATTATAAATGTCGCCTCTGCGGCTCTTATAGGATTGTTACTAAGTTTGTTTCTTAAACCTGGCATAGGTGTTAATCCAAGCCTGATGGGACATGATTTACAAGCATTATTAACTGACTCATCAAAAAACTTAGGCTTTTCTGAATTTATTCTTGGAATGTTTCCCGCGAATTTAGGTGAAGTTGCTATACGCTCACAAATACTCCCGATCGTTGTCTTTGGTATATTTTTTTCAATTGTAGCATTGCGTATGCTTAACAAAAACTCTGTCTCAATTGCTTTAAAAGTTTGCAGTGGTTTTAAAGAAATTCTAATGGGTATGATTTCTTTTGTTATGAAACTGACTCCAATTGCTCTCTTTTCCCTGATTGGTAACTCAGTTTCTTCTTCACTCTTAAAAGGAAACTTAGCTGAAGACATGCTAGGTATCTTCAAGTTTTTAATTATATTTCTTTTAGGATGTGTGATACTCTGTGTTTTACAGTTTATTATTTTAAGAATTCTTTCTGGAAAAAATGCCAATACTTTTTTGACTCAGTCAATTGGTTGCGTCTCGACCGGTTTCGCAACGGCTAGCTCACTCGCAACTCTACCGGTTATGCTCATAGCTGCAGAAACTCAAAAAATCGATGAAACGATTGCTAAGTTCGCCCTTCCTTTAACAGTAGTATTTAATCTTGGCTCCTCTGCTTTGTATGTTTCGTCTGCGACTCTCTTTGTTTCTCAAGTCCTTGGCATTGAAATATCAGGATTAAACATTTTTTTAATTTATATTACCACCGTGATCACAGGTTTAGGGACGACTGGAATTCCAAATGCGGGATTTATTGCAACCGTCACAGTGCTGAAAACCATCTCAGTTCCACCCACTACTGTTGCTATTCTGTTTCCTATAGACGCTGTTTTAGGTCGAGTAAGGACATCAGTTAATATTTGGGGACACCTTGTTTGCACTAAATTAATCCAGATTTGGCTTACTAAACAGCGTTAA
- a CDS encoding phospholipase A, protein MFELYQDNYILPYYYTVNPYYSLYNQMSVENEPVESKEFKAQLSVYAPIYEWEHISLNAAFTLKSFWQLYEIRPWFRSSDYNPEAFVLYKINGNNKASIGYSHESNGLGTNYEMSWNRVYGKYNYDQKDFSFEFMAWILPVDNETTFTHHSEKIENYLGYEKITGSYRIGDFETKVSIQNIENIDRIQITASQSYNFYRDYSLYFQYFYGYGQSLLEFNHFTQAFGIGIQFLNNEKNKECNCPK, encoded by the coding sequence ATGTTTGAATTATATCAAGATAATTATATTTTACCATATTATTATACTGTCAATCCCTATTATAGTCTTTACAATCAAATGTCTGTAGAAAATGAACCTGTTGAAAGTAAGGAATTCAAAGCACAATTGAGTGTCTATGCTCCTATTTATGAATGGGAGCACATTTCTTTGAATGCGGCATTTACTTTAAAATCTTTCTGGCAACTATATGAAATTAGACCTTGGTTTCGCTCAAGCGATTATAATCCAGAAGCTTTTGTTTTATATAAAATAAATGGAAATAATAAAGCGAGTATAGGCTATTCCCATGAGTCAAATGGATTAGGTACCAATTATGAAATGTCTTGGAATCGAGTGTATGGGAAATATAATTATGATCAAAAAGATTTTTCATTTGAGTTTATGGCTTGGATTTTGCCTGTTGATAATGAAACAACATTTACTCATCACTCAGAAAAAATAGAAAACTATCTTGGCTATGAAAAAATTACTGGATCTTATAGAATTGGAGATTTCGAAACAAAGGTTTCGATACAGAATATTGAAAATATCGATCGTATCCAAATCACTGCGTCGCAATCTTATAATTTTTATCGTGATTATTCTCTATACTTTCAATATTTTTATGGCTATGGACAGAGCTTACTTGAGTTTAATCATTTTACCCAGGCGTTTGGGATCGGTATTCAATTTCTCAATAATGAGAAGAATAAAGAATGTAATTGTCCAAAATAA
- a CDS encoding VOC family protein, protein MHTAFFVSLSVKDLDKSKEFFSNLGFSFDSNYTYENAICMIIGKNCYVMLINEPVFKKIVVKELCDPLTRKETYVSIAVSTKEEVDDYVKKAIKFGATEHEHLLDKNDYSFMYVRGFSDLDGHLWMITYFV, encoded by the coding sequence ATGCATACTGCATTTTTTGTCAGTTTATCAGTAAAAGATTTAGATAAATCTAAAGAGTTTTTTAGCAATCTGGGATTTTCCTTCGATTCTAACTATACCTATGAAAATGCAATATGTATGATTATAGGGAAAAATTGTTACGTTATGCTTATAAATGAGCCCGTATTTAAAAAAATTGTTGTCAAAGAACTTTGCGACCCTCTTACACGTAAGGAAACTTATGTAAGTATTGCTGTATCTACGAAAGAAGAAGTAGATGATTATGTCAAAAAAGCAATCAAATTTGGTGCTACAGAGCATGAACATCTTTTAGATAAGAATGATTATAGTTTTATGTATGTTAGAGGGTTTTCTGACCTAGATGGACATCTATGGATGATCACTTATTTTGTATGA
- the rpsG gene encoding 30S ribosomal protein S7, whose product MARRRRPIKREVLPDPVFGDTLVTKFINCMMEDGKKSAAEKIFYGAIEIVTQKAQDEEAIAVFKRALENLKPQVEVRTRRVGGSNYQIPVEVRPERRQALALRWLISYSRLRNEKSMRDKLAAEILDAANRRGAAIKKREDVHKMAEANKAFAHYRF is encoded by the coding sequence ATGGCACGCAGACGCCGCCCGATAAAACGTGAAGTACTTCCAGATCCAGTATTTGGTGACACACTTGTCACTAAATTCATTAACTGCATGATGGAAGATGGTAAAAAAAGCGCAGCTGAGAAAATTTTCTACGGCGCTATCGAAATCGTAACTCAAAAAGCACAAGATGAAGAAGCTATTGCTGTTTTCAAACGTGCTCTTGAGAACTTGAAACCACAAGTTGAAGTTCGTACCCGCCGCGTTGGTGGTTCTAACTATCAAATTCCTGTAGAAGTCCGTCCTGAGCGCAGACAAGCTCTTGCACTTCGTTGGCTTATTTCTTACTCTCGCTTACGCAATGAGAAATCTATGCGCGATAAGCTTGCTGCAGAAATCCTCGATGCTGCAAACCGCCGTGGTGCTGCTATTAAGAAACGTGAAGACGTTCATAAAATGGCAGAAGCAAACAAAGCATTTGCTCACTACCGCTTCTAA
- the rpsL gene encoding 30S ribosomal protein S12, protein MPTINQLVASGRTPKAYRSKSPALKECPQRRGVCTRVYTTTPKKPNSAIRKVAKVRLTTGIEVISYIPGEGHNLQEHSVVLVRGGRVKDLPGVRYHIVRGALDTTGVAKRRQSRSLYGAKRPKGGAAAAEPAKKGKK, encoded by the coding sequence ATGCCAACTATTAACCAGCTTGTCGCGAGTGGTCGTACACCTAAGGCTTATCGCAGCAAGTCCCCAGCACTCAAAGAGTGCCCACAACGTCGTGGCGTTTGTACACGCGTTTATACAACAACACCTAAAAAGCCAAACTCTGCGATCCGTAAAGTTGCAAAAGTTCGCTTGACAACAGGTATTGAAGTTATTTCCTATATTCCAGGTGAAGGCCACAACCTTCAAGAACACTCCGTGGTTCTTGTGCGTGGCGGTCGTGTAAAAGACTTACCTGGTGTGCGTTACCACATTGTTCGTGGTGCACTTGACACAACCGGCGTTGCAAAACGCCGTCAATCCCGCTCTCTTTATGGCGCTAAACGTCCTAAAGGAGGCGCTGCGGCTGCTGAACCTGCTAAAAAAGGTAAAAAGTAA
- a CDS encoding flagellar hook-length control protein FliK yields MLSGLARKDLFLPEQSPPQMNTGDVTVIKKPKMENLNAEKDMPTFKKILDKSYDDNTKPEVNEKSEKDVPANPQKQSSMKQEDSKEKKEDDIFPSFSFLPNLFFSSMQKEDNFQVIAPKYDTEQNSSKMINALQQKPEMSLLYQNQFILEKVEETIIPYRSPIISKQDNILPTLINESFYSEEKTNKIITGDKSNSDKNNFISVALNSSEESTFIINNSHNIDDLRNAVKDYFPNTKVEIIQSKDKEENIPNEKNQEIISTPKIDNNTATNNVNNKFEIIIDNSEKSPNIKTNEIQQKNIIKSDINLEKNDKVFSRNMVQEKENIIIEKPTGKINGQIEKPLDKSNFLNYFINLLDNKTSEIPLTKTEITIPLTTIITNNPNQRNDNNKYDIEEFITIQSTPEELKAPLKKEDTNSKVDPLLMKFDDKANNTITNEKDLKSDTKIEKSDIELKVTPKKEDNLTIKDNRDLPIDKGKIEAPKDSNFKRNESSMQMSHFENSFKKEEKFNDDKKSFDDKPLILEKTISAQDKTPIVVSDKNNADFSLPIVSAATRKAIDLSTQLQARGGGTAKVSIQDDKLGQIELNIQMKKDSSVSLEIKTSSKELKTFIENGTDALKKSMEVQNITLTDVKVSTTEKSSQSNLNSGGHFNSNDNFKQNSENNQSNQNTNQNFSNSFSNQNNQKFFQNQDNDLIINPYQTANNNNLSDKFKKVEKNSLTNIQRGANGSIKVLA; encoded by the coding sequence ATGCTTTCAGGACTTGCGCGCAAAGATCTCTTTTTACCGGAGCAAAGCCCGCCACAAATGAATACAGGTGATGTCACCGTGATAAAAAAACCCAAAATGGAGAACCTGAACGCAGAAAAAGATATGCCGACATTTAAAAAAATTTTAGATAAATCATACGATGACAATACAAAACCAGAAGTAAATGAGAAAAGTGAAAAAGATGTTCCAGCAAATCCCCAAAAACAAAGTTCAATGAAACAGGAAGATTCTAAAGAGAAAAAAGAGGACGATATTTTCCCAAGTTTTTCTTTTCTGCCAAATTTATTCTTTTCATCAATGCAAAAGGAAGATAACTTTCAAGTCATAGCACCAAAGTATGATACTGAGCAAAATTCCTCTAAGATGATAAATGCTTTACAGCAAAAACCAGAAATGAGTCTGTTATATCAAAATCAATTCATTTTAGAGAAAGTTGAAGAAACTATCATCCCATATCGATCACCGATTATTAGCAAGCAAGATAATATTTTACCCACATTGATAAACGAAAGTTTTTATTCAGAAGAAAAAACAAACAAGATCATTACAGGTGATAAAAGCAATTCAGACAAAAATAATTTTATTTCTGTGGCTTTAAATTCATCAGAAGAGTCGACTTTCATTATTAATAACAGCCATAATATAGATGATCTCAGAAATGCAGTAAAAGATTATTTTCCAAATACAAAAGTTGAAATCATTCAAAGCAAAGACAAAGAAGAAAATATCCCGAATGAAAAAAATCAAGAAATTATTTCAACTCCAAAGATAGATAATAATACAGCAACAAATAATGTAAATAATAAATTCGAAATTATAATAGATAATTCAGAAAAATCACCCAATATTAAAACAAATGAGATCCAACAAAAAAACATCATTAAATCAGATATTAATCTCGAAAAAAATGATAAAGTTTTTAGCAGAAATATGGTTCAAGAAAAAGAAAATATAATTATTGAAAAACCAACTGGAAAAATAAATGGACAAATTGAAAAGCCTTTGGATAAAAGTAATTTTTTAAATTATTTTATTAATCTACTTGACAATAAAACAAGCGAAATTCCGCTTACAAAAACTGAAATTACAATTCCTCTTACCACAATTATAACAAATAATCCAAATCAAAGAAATGATAATAATAAATATGACATAGAAGAATTTATCACTATTCAATCTACTCCTGAAGAGTTAAAAGCACCATTAAAAAAAGAGGATACAAATAGTAAAGTTGACCCATTGCTCATGAAATTCGACGACAAAGCTAACAATACTATAACAAATGAGAAAGACTTAAAAAGCGATACTAAAATTGAAAAATCTGATATTGAGCTTAAAGTAACTCCAAAGAAAGAAGATAATTTAACAATAAAAGATAATAGAGATTTACCAATTGATAAAGGCAAAATTGAAGCACCAAAAGATTCCAATTTTAAACGAAATGAATCTTCAATGCAAATGTCACACTTTGAAAATTCATTTAAAAAAGAAGAAAAATTTAATGATGATAAAAAAAGTTTTGACGATAAACCCCTAATTTTAGAAAAAACAATTTCAGCTCAAGATAAAACTCCAATCGTTGTATCAGATAAAAACAATGCAGACTTTTCTTTGCCAATTGTAAGTGCCGCAACCAGGAAAGCTATTGATTTATCTACTCAACTTCAAGCGCGTGGAGGTGGTACCGCAAAAGTGAGTATACAAGATGATAAGTTAGGACAAATTGAATTAAATATACAAATGAAGAAAGATAGCAGTGTGAGTTTAGAAATTAAGACCTCAAGTAAAGAATTGAAAACATTTATAGAAAATGGAACAGATGCACTCAAGAAATCAATGGAAGTACAAAATATAACGCTTACTGATGTAAAAGTTTCCACGACTGAAAAATCATCCCAAAGCAATCTCAACTCGGGTGGGCATTTTAACTCAAACGACAACTTTAAACAAAATTCAGAAAATAATCAAAGCAATCAAAATACCAATCAAAATTTTTCAAATTCGTTCTCGAATCAAAACAATCAAAAGTTCTTTCAAAATCAGGACAATGACTTAATAATAAATCCTTATCAAACTGCAAATAACAACAATTTAAGCGATAAATTCAAAAAAGTGGAAAAAAATTCATTAACAAATATTCAACGTGGTGCAAATGGATCTATTAAAGTTTTAGCTTAA
- a CDS encoding flagellar hook assembly protein FlgD, producing the protein MFIGDVKGPVKIPDRSVEPPKESNLKVEKGDDSPNFERMISESNFEKQAELEKEKAAAGGDFKLGENKTDREFRQQLEKVTGKKQDKAKNKLERDDYLNLLVTQLKYQDPSKPMEHFEMASQMAQFNTVEQLMGVNKVLTEMKKMQNDNKAEKLAQYLGKDIELQGDKIKLTADGKISSAKFEIETPAGNTVVEIRDEQAKLVRSIPMGPKQVGAHKITWDGLNDKGVPQQPGNYTFNVLASTEEGKHLSTKLSYVAHVEGITDILTGGKLDTNLGSADPTKIVAIRNPEEVLKVSKPMNPYAQRTGKDPALLNNENPLNKNNPQNLTQNTQLNPAQMEEQLMHPQMQNALNQPQPMPEQPRMMPPQIQNALNQPQPMPEQPRMMPPQMQNALNQPQPMPEQPRMMPPQIPQKVANISPPTNGEPQRLMPRQSPKPIDNSGPKEVFASQNSPAPRPALQNKSGELPPQISPQRYGGPPPVAGINGRSI; encoded by the coding sequence ATGTTCATTGGCGATGTTAAAGGTCCTGTTAAAATTCCAGATAGATCTGTAGAACCCCCAAAAGAAAGCAATTTGAAAGTTGAAAAAGGAGACGATTCTCCAAACTTTGAAAGAATGATTTCTGAATCTAATTTTGAAAAACAGGCAGAGCTTGAAAAAGAAAAAGCTGCTGCAGGAGGAGATTTTAAATTAGGTGAAAATAAAACAGACCGAGAATTCAGGCAACAACTTGAAAAAGTAACAGGAAAAAAGCAAGACAAAGCTAAAAATAAATTGGAGAGAGATGATTATTTAAATTTGCTCGTAACCCAACTCAAATACCAAGACCCTAGTAAACCAATGGAACATTTTGAGATGGCTTCACAAATGGCTCAGTTTAATACAGTAGAACAGCTTATGGGCGTTAATAAAGTATTAACTGAAATGAAAAAAATGCAGAATGACAATAAAGCAGAAAAACTCGCTCAATATTTAGGAAAAGATATAGAATTACAAGGTGACAAAATAAAACTCACTGCTGATGGAAAAATTTCATCTGCAAAATTCGAAATAGAAACACCGGCTGGCAATACGGTCGTCGAAATCAGAGATGAGCAAGCAAAACTCGTGAGAAGTATTCCAATGGGACCTAAGCAAGTAGGAGCTCATAAAATAACTTGGGATGGTTTAAATGACAAAGGGGTTCCACAACAACCCGGTAATTATACATTTAACGTCCTTGCCTCCACCGAAGAAGGTAAACATTTATCAACAAAACTTTCATATGTGGCTCATGTAGAAGGTATTACCGATATATTAACAGGTGGTAAATTAGATACAAATTTAGGCTCAGCCGATCCAACTAAAATTGTCGCAATACGCAACCCTGAAGAAGTGCTCAAGGTCTCAAAACCCATGAATCCTTATGCGCAGCGCACAGGTAAAGATCCCGCGCTCCTGAATAATGAAAATCCATTAAATAAAAATAATCCGCAAAATTTAACACAAAATACACAATTAAATCCTGCACAAATGGAAGAACAATTGATGCATCCACAGATGCAAAATGCACTCAATCAGCCACAGCCTATGCCTGAGCAACCACGCATGATGCCTCCGCAAATACAAAATGCACTCAATCAGCCACAGCCTATGCCGGAGCAGCCACGCATGATGCCTCCGCAAATGCAAAATGCACTCAATCAGCCACAGCCTATGCCGGAGCAGCCACGCATGATGCCTCCGCAGATCCCACAAAAAGTTGCGAATATAAGCCCACCTACCAATGGTGAGCCTCAACGCCTTATGCCACGTCAATCGCCAAAACCCATTGACAATTCAGGACCTAAAGAGGTTTTTGCCTCACAAAATAGTCCTGCTCCACGCCCCGCTCTGCAGAATAAAAGCGGTGAATTGCCTCCGCAAATTTCTCCACAACGTTACGGAGGGCCTCCGCCTGTGGCTGGAATCAATGGCAGATCGATTTGA
- a CDS encoding flagellar hook protein FlgE has translation MPINYALFSAVSGLGSNADGMSVVANNIANANTKSFKTDRAEFEDMFAVTLNERSQLGRGSRLRNITTLFNQGALTNTGQITDLSVQGEGFFIVKNEMAEVKESNGMFFTRQGSFRFDRDGKLTDPTGSRVQGFMPDPDSNNRLSVKMTDLQIISNVLPPRATSIVNVVANLDVREKPPLDEFDLSRPLDTSNFASAVTIFDNFGYGRQAVIYYVKSPEQDKNAWDWYATVDGQEVSVDPPRNQRGKVLPAVIARGRVEFDEDGKPILPFLTKAGLPVGIDIVSRTDAFEVQFVNGARPQKLQFNFGPTIEEDLVLGAQGSTSIAARSGISFHSQDGYEAGYLKTIKIDLDGMIRGTYTNGLERRLGAMALATFPNNHGLQKVGRNNWITTPKAGEARIGLPQTASRGSIYSASLEESNVDLAQQFVDMILTQRGFQANSKAITTTDTMLEEIINLKR, from the coding sequence ATGCCAATAAATTATGCCTTATTTAGTGCAGTCTCCGGTTTAGGGTCAAATGCAGATGGAATGTCAGTCGTTGCCAACAACATTGCCAATGCGAACACAAAATCATTTAAAACAGACAGAGCTGAATTTGAAGACATGTTCGCTGTGACGCTCAATGAAAGATCGCAATTAGGCCGTGGTTCTAGGTTGAGAAATATCACAACTCTTTTTAATCAAGGTGCTTTGACAAACACCGGGCAAATCACTGACTTGAGTGTACAAGGCGAAGGGTTTTTTATCGTTAAAAATGAAATGGCTGAAGTGAAAGAATCGAACGGAATGTTTTTTACCCGTCAAGGCAGCTTTCGTTTTGACCGAGATGGCAAATTGACAGATCCTACGGGCAGCCGTGTGCAAGGTTTTATGCCCGATCCCGACAGTAACAATCGCTTATCTGTCAAAATGACAGATCTACAAATCATCAGCAATGTGCTCCCGCCAAGAGCTACTTCCATAGTAAATGTTGTGGCAAACTTAGATGTGCGTGAAAAGCCCCCTCTTGATGAATTTGACCTCTCACGTCCATTGGATACATCGAACTTTGCAAGTGCAGTGACAATATTTGATAACTTTGGCTATGGGCGCCAAGCAGTAATATATTATGTAAAATCACCTGAACAGGATAAAAATGCTTGGGATTGGTATGCGACTGTCGATGGCCAAGAAGTTTCAGTCGATCCTCCACGCAATCAAAGAGGAAAAGTTTTACCTGCTGTTATAGCAAGAGGCAGAGTTGAATTCGATGAAGATGGAAAGCCGATATTACCCTTCTTAACAAAAGCAGGACTTCCGGTTGGTATAGACATAGTGAGCCGCACAGATGCTTTTGAGGTGCAATTCGTCAATGGGGCACGTCCACAAAAACTGCAATTTAACTTTGGGCCAACGATTGAAGAAGACTTAGTATTAGGTGCTCAAGGATCCACCAGTATTGCAGCTCGCTCAGGTATTTCATTTCACTCACAGGATGGATATGAAGCAGGATATTTAAAAACAATAAAAATTGACCTCGATGGTATGATCCGAGGGACTTATACAAATGGACTTGAAAGAAGACTTGGTGCCATGGCCTTAGCGACCTTTCCAAACAATCATGGATTGCAAAAGGTTGGACGGAATAACTGGATAACTACCCCAAAAGCTGGAGAAGCCCGCATAGGTTTGCCACAAACCGCTTCCAGAGGAAGCATATATTCCGCGAGCTTAGAGGAATCAAACGTGGATTTGGCTCAACAATTTGTGGATATGATTTTAACCCAACGTGGCTTCCAAGCAAACTCAAAGGCAATCACGACCACCGATACAATGCTCGAAGAAATAATCAATCTTAAGAGATAA
- a CDS encoding fatty acid desaturase family protein — protein sequence MYSRTACSHITIGIFIIFFHLFLIFLSIYIFNIFNANIIVKIFLGIIIIFFIGTRMRALGNIIHECSHSTFVPSRKHNIMLGKIICFIDISDFDAYKRDHFSHHRYLGDPERDEDFKERKKIGIFKDDKLHFFRILLIILSCKNWFLLLKTNKYLMSILYFKHKKTFYYLIYLFLLGLAIGFSNLLLFIILPYISSYQMMKLLSDYLDHGAIYFKEATEERTRNHIFSIAILNWIFFPRADCFHLVHHLYPTIPTNQLAKKHNEIMQKNESYKLRRHNIF from the coding sequence ATGTATTCTCGCACAGCTTGCTCTCATATTACTATTGGAATTTTTATCATTTTTTTTCATTTATTTTTGATTTTTTTATCTATTTATATATTTAACATTTTTAATGCTAATATAATCGTAAAAATTTTCTTGGGTATAATAATCATTTTTTTTATTGGCACACGCATGCGTGCACTGGGAAATATCATTCATGAATGTTCCCATAGCACCTTTGTTCCTTCAAGAAAACATAATATAATGTTAGGAAAAATAATATGTTTCATAGATATCTCAGATTTCGATGCGTATAAAAGAGATCATTTTTCTCATCATCGCTATTTAGGAGATCCTGAACGGGATGAAGATTTTAAAGAAAGAAAAAAAATTGGTATATTTAAAGATGATAAACTACATTTTTTTAGGATTTTATTGATAATACTATCTTGTAAAAATTGGTTTTTATTACTTAAAACAAACAAATACTTAATGAGCATTCTTTATTTTAAACACAAAAAAACTTTTTATTATTTAATCTATTTATTTTTGCTTGGCTTAGCTATCGGATTTTCGAATTTATTATTGTTTATTATTCTTCCATATATTTCCAGTTACCAGATGATGAAACTTTTATCAGATTATCTTGATCACGGAGCTATTTATTTTAAAGAAGCCACTGAGGAAAGAACACGCAATCATATTTTTTCCATCGCAATACTCAATTGGATTTTCTTTCCCCGTGCTGACTGTTTTCATTTAGTACATCATTTGTATCCTACGATTCCGACAAATCAATTAGCAAAAAAACACAATGAAATTATGCAGAAAAATGAAAGTTATAAATTAAGAAGACATAATATATTCTAA
- a CDS encoding lysophospholipid acyltransferase family protein: MNKIKIIFLILLNVILSPIYLLLFIFCFLLTVLPIFPTRIAKQNLSERLGIRGLQANYYISLIFLNYFYYFIEAFIFNILNLNVCIFADNDQLGEVKSLITKKHALSQEKGCVFILPHMANVEMYALPVIELYQATLKTKIYALAQPTKSQLTNKILEWYRKRPGFDMIWTDNKLFTKMENVINNEKASVCMLTDQKAKKGGVFIRFFGKYAAFPTSGLRMCLNQNMPVIYASAKRIFPGYLTLKLKIGQNNHLKSNVLSNKISNTTELNMAEIYNFSELKERERETALELSNFVAWVEKEIQTNPSQWCWDYNKWSREPSN, from the coding sequence ATGAATAAAATAAAGATTATTTTCCTTATATTACTTAATGTTATACTAAGCCCTATTTATCTTTTGCTGTTTATTTTTTGTTTTTTGTTAACAGTATTACCTATTTTTCCAACACGCATCGCTAAACAGAATCTTTCAGAGCGCTTGGGAATCAGAGGCTTGCAAGCAAATTATTATATATCTCTAATATTCTTGAATTATTTTTATTATTTTATCGAAGCATTTATCTTTAATATCCTAAATTTGAATGTCTGCATCTTTGCTGACAACGATCAATTAGGCGAAGTAAAATCATTAATTACAAAAAAACATGCACTGAGCCAAGAAAAAGGCTGCGTATTTATTTTACCACATATGGCCAATGTAGAAATGTATGCTTTGCCAGTTATTGAGCTCTATCAGGCAACTTTAAAAACAAAAATATATGCACTTGCTCAACCAACCAAATCACAGCTGACAAATAAAATATTAGAATGGTATAGAAAAAGACCTGGATTTGACATGATATGGACGGACAATAAACTTTTTACCAAAATGGAAAATGTAATTAATAATGAAAAAGCATCCGTTTGTATGCTGACCGATCAAAAGGCAAAAAAAGGTGGTGTCTTTATTCGGTTTTTTGGGAAATATGCAGCCTTTCCGACCTCAGGATTGAGGATGTGTTTAAATCAAAATATGCCTGTGATCTATGCATCTGCGAAAAGAATATTCCCTGGATATCTCACACTTAAATTAAAAATTGGACAAAACAATCACTTAAAAAGCAATGTTTTATCCAATAAAATATCGAATACAACTGAATTGAATATGGCAGAAATATATAATTTCTCAGAATTAAAAGAAAGGGAAAGAGAAACTGCTCTTGAATTATCAAATTTTGTTGCTTGGGTCGAAAAAGAAATTCAAACCAACCCAAGTCAATGGTGTTGGGATTATAATAAATGGTCGCGAGAACCAAGCAATTAA